GAAAAACAACACTGGAACAAAATGATAATGATGAGTAATAATAAAAGACCGGCATCTTGCCGGTCTTTTTGTTTTTGTATTTCTAAATAATTTTTCTGTCGTAATCAGTAAAACAGTCGAGACAAAGTTTTTTTCCTTCCTGCAAGCGAATCTTATGCTCAGCAGTCGTCTCACCACAGTTTTCACAGGTTTCATTTTTGAAAATCTTTGCTTTTTCAGGCAGTTTGTAAAAAGTCTCCGTTACTTTAAAAACATCATCAAAGGGTTCATTTAAAATAAAATTCTGTCTCTGAGGCCTGTCCATATCTTCCGGCATCGACTTTAACATAAGCCTGATACTCTTTCCTGATTTTTTCTCATAAAAACTAAAAGCCATCTTGCCAACAGGGCGATAGATTAAATTTCCTTTACCCAATGTGCAGCCTGTAAGTACTTGAACGGCATCTACTCCGCATGCATCATTTTCGGTAATACAATAGAGTTCTTCATCAATATCTCTTTTAATATCTAGTATTCTCATAGCTTCTATTGCAGCTCTAAAACCTATTGCCAATCCTGGACACTCGTGACCATGAAACTCGACACAGTCTTCCCATAATTTTTGATTCATTTTTCACCTCAAATTAATTATTCTTTACAGGAATATAATAATATTCTTTTAAAGCTTCTACTTGTCTCTGTATTCGTCCAATAATCCGATAATTGAATCTATCTTAGCTAAACTGTTTATCAGGATTTCATCGAAAGCCCCAATTCCCAGATCCATTGCAGATAGTTTTTCCTCAGTCTTTTCTCTAGCTGCTCTCATCAAAAGAGTCGCCCATTTAGCAGCTTTATAGGCATCAAGTCCAGTACCTACAACCGCTGCAGCTACCGCAGCATAAACACATTTATAGCCAAATACCGTGGTTAGTAGTCCCGTTCTGTTTTTACAAGTATAGGACTCCTTGCCATTGGTGACATAATCATCTATATCCATAATAATCACAGTACATTTTTTGCGCTCAGCAATAATATCTGCCATTTGCTCAACCGTTATCTTGCCCTCTTCTACAGCTCTATTACTAACTAAACTATACACTTCTTTTATTTCGCAAATATCTCCAATGATAATATCGACATGTAATTCATTTAGGAAAGTCTGAATTGTATTTTTTCTAAGTGTTGAAGTCTCTATAGCTTGGGGCTGGAGTATTATCGGTCTTCTAAGCTGATTTGCATATAAGCCGGCTTTTAGCATCGACCTTATCGTCCTAAAGTTTAAGGTCCCGATATTAATGAGTAGAGAATCACAATACTCGGTAATGTCTTTCACCTCATCGGGATCATCACCGACATAACCTCTTGCTCCGATTGCATAAAGTGCATTTATTATCTCTCTGGCGGAGACATAATTGGTTATACAATGTACTTTAGATTCCGTTAAAATGTTTTTTATCATTATACCCTCCGAATTAATAGCTTAATTACATAACTTCTTTTATTATATAATAAAGAGCACTTGCTTACAATGTAGTTTAAAATTATATAGCTGTATTTCATCATCTTACTTGTAAAATGAACTATGCTTATATATAATAATCTTAAATGGAGACGTATCGAAGTGGTCATAACGAGGCGCACTCGAAATGCGTTTGCCTTCACGGGCACGGGGGTTCGAATCCCTCCGTCTCCGCCAAAAAACTCCGGGTAAACAACTCGGAGTTTTTCTTTGACAGTATAGTTTTGTGAATGCCGATAATTTCCGGCAATGATAATATTATATTAGTAAATAAATTAATATTTTGATTTGCCCAGGATGATTAAAACTATAAAACATTATTTGTCTGCTTTGGCTAACATTGTAAATAACGCGATTACTCCGGGATATAATACTCCGGATACCACCAATATAATCCAGCTGTATTGCCAGTTATTTGTAATAAACGAATATCCTAAGAAAATTGCCACAACTATTGCCCAATAGGCCGTAGACATTGATGAAGTTCCTATCTGTTTTTCTTTTTCCTCCCTTGAATAATCACCTTCTTGTGAGATTTTCTCATAACTGGACCATATTACTCCATCTTTTACCATTATAAATACCCCTATGGCCACCATAACCAAACTAATCGGTAAAATCATTAAGAGTCTGGCATCATTTTCACTATCCAGCAGTGCTCCAACAATTAATGGTGTTGAAGTCAGAATACAAAGTACTGTCCCGATAACTATTGCTCTTGTATGATTAGGTTTCCGCTCTTCTTTCTTCTGTCTGATCATTTCAGCAACACCATACTCAGCCCGAAAAATTTCATTGTCTAGATAATCAAATTCTGAAGTTTTTTGCCTTGTCATTATAAATATGACTACTGCAACAGCTACTACTACGATGATTGCCACTACACCAATAGCTATAGTAAGGTTTTCTGAAATTTCATATCTCCCAAGTTCATGAAGAGCCAGTAAAATGAATAGTACCACGGGAGATACAATACATAAAAATACTCCCAGAGCTATATTTTTAGATGTTTGTTCTTTTACTTCTAAAAATTTTCTAGCTTCATTCATAGTTACTACTCTTTGATTTACATTTTCTTCAAATGCATCACCAGGTCCATCTCCTTCCGGACCATCTTTTAATAGATAATCTAAACTCACTTCAAATATATCTGATAGACGAATCAGCTTTTCTATTTCGGGAATTGATTGTCCACTTTCCCATTTTGAAACTGATTGTCTGCTTACTTCCATTTTATCTGCAAGTTCTTCTTGTGACCATCCAAATTTTTTTCTGAGATAAGATAATTTATCAGCAAAATTCATATTGGTACCTCCTAATTAAATATTTTCTAAATATAATATACAAAATTTGGCAGTTGCAATCCACCAACTTCAACATTCTTTTTGTCAACCGGTAGTTGCTTTTTATAATTTACGGGTAAATAATGATTATTTTTGTTTCACCTTTCTTGATCTCTTTATAGAATGGGTCAAATCGGATTTATAAAATAAATTTATAATCTTCTATTTCACTTATAAATATCTCTATAAAAAATCTATGCCTCTCTTAATTTTTACCCTTAATCAAACTAAATCCTTCTCTCAAATGTTTTTAAAAACTGTGCGGTTAAGTCGTTAGAAGTTTGATTTTAATCTAGGTATCAAGTCAGATATTTGATATGTATCTGTAGATTTCCACTTACAATTATGGAATTTAAAAACGGCAATGCTCAGATTTTCAAATCTAAGCACTGCCTTTCCATTATGCTGCTATTAGATTTCCTTGCCTCTTTCCTAATATACTTACTGGTTTAGATAAAAGTTAATTCGATTTAATACCGATTTGTACCTTCTCTTCTTGAGTTAGTTCTCTTCCGTCACTGATTTTTTCAATCTATTTTTTTGTTTCTTCCTCGCCTAGAATTTTGTATATGACTGTTGGGTAATTTTATTTTTAGTATTATCTTGCTTAATCTAAGCTATCTGATGATATTGGTCTAGAGTAATAGTATTTTCATCCGTGATTATATGTCTTGTGTTTTATTTAATACTTTTTATAAGATTTAAATCGCAACTACAAAGCACTTCAAGATTTTCAAAAATCTTCTCTCTTGGCCAATCCCACCACTTAATACTTAATAAGTGCTGAATTAGATCATCATTAAATCTCTTCTTTATTATTTTAGTAGGATTTCCACCTGCAATATGGTATGGTGGAACATCTTTGGTTACAACTGAATTTGCCGCGATTATAGCTCCATCTCCAATATGGATACCGGGCATTATGGTAACATTCTGTCCAATCCAAACATCATTACCAATTACAGTGTCCCCTTTATAAGGTAACTCGGTTAGAGATGGAGTAACTTTTTCCCATCCATTCCCCATGATGTTAAATGGATATGTTGTAACGCTGCACATTCTATGATTTGCGCCATTCATTATAATATTAATTCCTCTTGCAATAGCACAAAACTTACCAATGATTAGTTTGTCTCCTAAAAATTCATAGTGATGCGTCACTCGGGATTCGAAATTCTCAGCTCCTTCCTCATCATCATAATAAGTATAGTCCCCTACTATTATATTCGGTCTTGTTATTACATTTTTGATGAAACATATACTTTTTATTTCTTTATTAGGATGTATGGAATCTGGGTTTGGTCCATATATCATAAACATCACTCACTTTCTGAATACAACTATTTAATATATCGTCATTTTTTAATCTTATTTAAATTTATATTCAAGATAGAACTTTCTATGCTAAAAAACAATTTGCCCAATTTTCCCACATTCTTCAGCAAACCATACAGCTCCATCCGGTCCGATAACTAAACCATGAGGTTCTGCATTTAAAGTAGGAATTTTGTACTCTTCTATTTTTCCATCAATTTGTAATCTACCAATTTTATTGCTACCCCATTCTGTAAACCATATCTCTCCTTTTTTATCTGATACTACAGCATGTGGTTTAGCATTTTGAGTTGGTAATGGATATTCAGTAATGATACCTTCTTTCGTCATTCTGCATATTTTATTTCCTATTATTTGAGCAAACCATATATCCTCATCTGTGCCTGCACAAATTCCAACCGGACCTGAAGCAACAGTGGGTATTTCATAAGTGCTTATTTCTCCGTCAACTGTGATTTTCCCAATTCTATTACCTTGATTTTCTGTAAACCAAAGTGCTCCATCAGGACCCGATACAATCATAGCCGGGTAAGATCCTTCATTAGGTAAGTTATATTCAGTAATTCTCCCCGCCTTGTCTAACCTTCCGATTTTATTAGCATTTATTTCAGTAAACCATATCACATCATCATTTATAGCTATACCATAAGGTCCCGCATTCAAAGTCGGTATATCATATTCAGTAATATCACCATCTATTGTTATTTTTGCTATCTTATTAGCTTTATTCTCCGTAAACCATAAATCCTCATTTTGTCCACTTGTAATGATTAATGGTCTTGCTTCTATTGTTGGTATATTATATTCTGTAATATCACCAGTTAAATTAATCCTTCCAATTTTATTCCCCTTGTTTGCTGTAAACCAAATAGCTCCATCCAATCCTGTTGTTATTCCATACGGTCCGGTTAAACTATCCGGAAGTTCGTACTCATTAATTTTAATACTCATCAACTTTCTCCTTTAAAATTTAAGCTTTATAAATTGTTTATTTTTTATATGGTCTATTATTCTTGGCGAGCTACACAAATTTACAAAGCTAGTAATTAATGAGCCTATTGTGTGGCTTATATAATTTACAATTAATTATTACATGTATTATTTTAAACCATTATGCTGCTATTAGATTTCCTTGCCTCTTTCTTAATATATACTTGCTGGTTTAGAAAAGATTTAATCCGATTTAATACCGATTTGAACCTTCTCTTCTTGAGTTAGTTCTCTTCCGTCACTGATTTTTTCAATCTCTTTTTTAGTTTCTTCCTCGCCCAAAATTTCGTATATGGCCGTTGCTTGATAACTCTTATTTTTAGTATAGTCTTCCTTATCGTAAGCAATGTGATAATATTGGTCCAGGGCAATGGTGTTTCCATCCGGACTTAAATATCCGTTAATTCTATAATCTGTCAATGAAGATTTAAAACTCATCATTAGATTTCCGGTTTTGAAATCCACCAGATAAATAACTCTATCGAATTCATTGTTTCTAATCATTAGAAGTCTTTCAGTTTTATTATTATAAATATTTCTGTCTCCGAAAGTTATAGGCGTTTCCGAACAATACGGATCTAATTCGAATTCATCCAGTTTTCCTGCCTTCCATCTAAATCCTGTGTTATTATAGATTCCATTTGCTACACGATTTGAATCCTCTCCATTTAGATACAGTATTTCCCCCGGAATTTTGTCAATTATTTCACCGCTCTCCAAATCATAGATTTCACTGATTCCCGAAAATCTATTGATTGCAATGGACTTTCCGTCTTCACTTAGTAATACTCTATAGGTATTAGATAATATATTCTTATGCTCAAGTATAATCTCTCCTGTTTTATTGTCAAATACTCTTAGACCATTTATATCATCTATAAGAATTAAGCTCTTAGAATCCTTAGTAAGTGTTAATCCGACATTAAAATCTTGTACTTCCAAGTTATTTTTGGTTCCATCCACAGTATCGTATATTTCAACGAATCTCTTACTTTCCTTTCTTTCATCATTTATTTCGGTTATCAATCTGGCAGTATATCTTCCATCATTGGTGATATTGTAACTTCTGACTTCAGGGATGTATCTCGTAATAGTAGCTGGGTCTAAATCTA
The sequence above is a segment of the Peptoniphilaceae bacterium AMB_02 genome. Coding sequences within it:
- a CDS encoding helix-turn-helix transcriptional regulator, whose product is MNFADKLSYLRKKFGWSQEELADKMEVSRQSVSKWESGQSIPEIEKLIRLSDIFEVSLDYLLKDGPEGDGPGDAFEENVNQRVVTMNEARKFLEVKEQTSKNIALGVFLCIVSPVVLFILLALHELGRYEISENLTIAIGVVAIIVVVAVAVVIFIMTRQKTSEFDYLDNEIFRAEYGVAEMIRQKKEERKPNHTRAIVIGTVLCILTSTPLIVGALLDSENDARLLMILPISLVMVAIGVFIMVKDGVIWSSYEKISQEGDYSREEKEKQIGTSSMSTAYWAIVVAIFLGYSFITNNWQYSWIILVVSGVLYPGVIALFTMLAKADK
- a CDS encoding FmdE family protein — protein: MNQKLWEDCVEFHGHECPGLAIGFRAAIEAMRILDIKRDIDEELYCITENDACGVDAVQVLTGCTLGKGNLIYRPVGKMAFSFYEKKSGKSIRLMLKSMPEDMDRPQRQNFILNEPFDDVFKVTETFYKLPEKAKIFKNETCENCGETTAEHKIRLQEGKKLCLDCFTDYDRKII
- a CDS encoding Vat family streptogramin A O-acetyltransferase, with the translated sequence MIYGPNPDSIHPNKEIKSICFIKNVITRPNIIVGDYTYYDDEEGAENFESRVTHHYEFLGDKLIIGKFCAIARGINIIMNGANHRMCSVTTYPFNIMGNGWEKVTPSLTELPYKGDTVIGNDVWIGQNVTIMPGIHIGDGAIIAANSVVTKDVPPYHIAGGNPTKIIKKRFNDDLIQHLLSIKWWDWPREKIFENLEVLCSCDLNLIKSIK
- a CDS encoding hydroxyethylthiazole kinase, encoding MIKNILTESKVHCITNYVSAREIINALYAIGARGYVGDDPDEVKDITEYCDSLLINIGTLNFRTIRSMLKAGLYANQLRRPIILQPQAIETSTLRKNTIQTFLNELHVDIIIGDICEIKEVYSLVSNRAVEEGKITVEQMADIIAERKKCTVIIMDIDDYVTNGKESYTCKNRTGLLTTVFGYKCVYAAVAAAVVGTGLDAYKAAKWATLLMRAAREKTEEKLSAMDLGIGAFDEILINSLAKIDSIIGLLDEYRDK